The Deltaproteobacteria bacterium nucleotide sequence CTGAATTGGTCCTGCATAAATTGATATCGCGGCCACAGAACATGGCTGGCATCGGCATTGCTATTATCGACGGCAGTTCGCTTACAAAATTAAAGTTCACGGACGAGGAGGGGCAAATGTCGAATTTAAACTGGAGCAAAGCGCTATTCTGCCTTGCCGCGCTGATCTCTTTCTTCTTGTCAGTTTATCTATGGTTCTCTGGGCAAAAGCAGGAAGGTATTTTTGTCGGCCTCTGGGTGCCATCGATTCTCTCTCTAGGAGCAATGCTGGTCGCCGGAAGGGGGGCAAAGTCATGAGCGATATCGAGATCTTCATTGCTGGCTGTATCGTGACTGTAGTTTGGGGTCTGGCTATCGGTTTCCTAATCTGGGGCGAGACGAAAGATGTGTAGGACTTGTTTCTGCCTCCTTGAAAGGTTCTGCGACAGGCGGTCGATCAGGTGTGCGAGCAAGTTAGGGACTTGCTGAACAGCTAAGCTTTTATCTACATAAGCTATGTAACAAGGTTTGTCGATGGCACGCAAAGTATTGATTTATGGCGGCTCGGGGGGTATCGGTTCTGCCACCGCAAGATTTCTTCGAGCGCGTGGGTACGATATCCATTTGACGGGGCGGAACCGAGACAAGTTATCAACCCTAGCGGCCGAGCTTGGAGCTAGCTTCACGACCGGCGAGGTGTCGGACACCTCGCTCTATTCCCGCGTGACTGAAGCGGCGGGAGAGCCTTTGGCCGGTCTCGTTTATGCCGCTGGCACGATTAACTTGCGCAGCCTCCAACGTCTTACCGAGAACGATTTCTTGAATGATTTCCGGGTCAATGCAATGGCTGGCGCGCTCGCGGTTCAGGCGGCTTTGCCGGCGCTCAAAAAGAGCCCGGAAGTAGCTGCGGTAGTTCTTTTCTCCAGTGTTGCGGCCCTCCAGGGATTTCCACTTCATGCTTCGATGAGTATGGCGAAGGGAGCCGTGGCAGGGTTGACTCTGGCGCTGGCGGCTGAATTTGCTCCCAAGGTGCGCGTCAATGCTATCGCGCCCTCGCTGACGCGTACTGACCTTACGGCGGGTCTCTTAGCAAACGACAAGATCGCCTCGTCAATCGCTGGGTTGCACGCCTTGCAGCGACTCGGCACAGCCAACGACATGGCGCCGCTCGCAGGGTTTCTGCTTTCTCGAGAGGCAGACTGGATTACCGGACAGATTATCAATGTAGACGGCGGCCGCTCGACGCTGCGTAGCAGTAGCTGATACGCTGATGGCATCGCTGGGCAAAGGATTCGCCAAAGCTGCGGCTACACTTTTGTTGGCAATAATTGAACGACAATAGACGCAAAATGAGTTGCGGATCGGAGCAAGGCCGTGACTCAAAACCGCTCAAACTAGGATTGGACGCAGCAACATGAAGACTCTGAGGCTGGTTCTGGGCGATCAACTCAGTCGCTCGCTGAGCGCTTTGCGTGACATCGATTGCGCCAGCGATGTCGTGCTGATGGCGGAAGTGGGCGATGAAGCAACGTATGTGCGGCATCATAAGCAAAAGATCGTTCTGGTGCTCTCGGCGATGCGCCATTTTGCCCAATCGCTTCGCGCCGAGGGAGTTTCCGTTGACTACGTCCGGCTTGCCGACGAAGGCAATTCCAACTCGTTAACAGGCGAACTGCAGCTGGCGCTGTCACGCCACAGCGTCGAGCGGATCATTGTAACGGAGCCCGGAGAGTGGCGGGTATGGAAAACCATGGAAAGCTGGGTAGAAACATGCGGCATACCCGTCGAGATCCGCGACGATGATCGGTTCCTCTGTTCGCGCAGCGAATTCGCAGACTGGGCTAAGGGACGCAAGAGCTTGCGGATGGAGTTCTTCTACCGCTATATGCGCCGGAAAACGGGGTGGCTGATGAACGGCGATGAACCTGAAGGCGGGCAGTGGAATTATGACCCGCAGAACCGCAAGGCGTTGCCGCGAAATATGAGAGTGCCGGCCCGACAACACTTCGCCCCAGATGCGATAACCCGCGATGTCATGACGCTGGTCGAGGACCGTTTTGCCGATCATTTCGGCGCAATGGATGTCTTCGGCTGGGGCGTGACGCGGCGGCACGCGCTTGCAGCGCTACAGTACTTCATGGCCAACTGCCTGCGCCAATTTGGCGATTACCAGGATGCGATGAAAGCCGGCAGCGATTATCTATTCCATGCCGTATTGTCACCCTACCTCAACATCGGCTTGTTGTCGGCCAGAGAGACCTGCGAAGCCGCCCTTCAGGCGCACAAAAAACAAGCCGTGCCGCTGCCGGCTCTTGAGGGTTTTATCCGTCAGATTTTGGGCTGGCGCGAGTATATCCGTGGTGTTTATTGGACACAGATGCCGGCCTATCAACAAAGCAACTTTCTAAAAGCGAATCGGCCTCTACCGGATTTTTATTGGACCGCGGAGACGACAATGGAGTGCCTGCGCGAGACCCTTGAGGCCACTCGGCGCAACGCCTACGCGCATCACATTCAGCGGCTGATGATCGCCGGTAATTTCGCCCTACTGGCCGGCATTTCCCCGGCGCAAGTCGAAGAGTGGTATCTCAGAGTTTATGTTGACGCCTTCGAGTGGGTGGAGCTGCCGAATACCCACGGCATGGCGCT carries:
- a CDS encoding cryptochrome/photolyase family protein; the protein is MKTLRLVLGDQLSRSLSALRDIDCASDVVLMAEVGDEATYVRHHKQKIVLVLSAMRHFAQSLRAEGVSVDYVRLADEGNSNSLTGELQLALSRHSVERIIVTEPGEWRVWKTMESWVETCGIPVEIRDDDRFLCSRSEFADWAKGRKSLRMEFFYRYMRRKTGWLMNGDEPEGGQWNYDPQNRKALPRNMRVPARQHFAPDAITRDVMTLVEDRFADHFGAMDVFGWGVTRRHALAALQYFMANCLRQFGDYQDAMKAGSDYLFHAVLSPYLNIGLLSARETCEAALQAHKKQAVPLPALEGFIRQILGWREYIRGVYWTQMPAYQQSNFLKANRPLPDFYWTAETTMECLRETLEATRRNAYAHHIQRLMIAGNFALLAGISPAQVEEWYLRVYVDAFEWVELPNTHGMALFADGGILASKPYAASGAYINRMSDYCSGCAYDPKIKLGPRACPFNYLYWNFLIVNQTRLRKNPRMAMPYLTLERMNDEHRGLVAQQAREFLAKL
- a CDS encoding SDR family oxidoreductase gives rise to the protein MARKVLIYGGSGGIGSATARFLRARGYDIHLTGRNRDKLSTLAAELGASFTTGEVSDTSLYSRVTEAAGEPLAGLVYAAGTINLRSLQRLTENDFLNDFRVNAMAGALAVQAALPALKKSPEVAAVVLFSSVAALQGFPLHASMSMAKGAVAGLTLALAAEFAPKVRVNAIAPSLTRTDLTAGLLANDKIASSIAGLHALQRLGTANDMAPLAGFLLSREADWITGQIINVDGGRSTLRSSS